The following coding sequences lie in one Anticarsia gemmatalis isolate Benzon Research Colony breed Stoneville strain chromosome 16, ilAntGemm2 primary, whole genome shotgun sequence genomic window:
- the Cox17 gene encoding cytochrome c oxidase copper chaperone COX17, whose translation MGNASAKAVEVKVVDAATPPEGEKKKLKPCCACPETKRVRDACIIEKGEENCGPLIEEHKACMRKMGFNI comes from the exons atggGTAATGCAAGTGCAAAGGCTGTGGAAGTGAAAGTGGTAGATGCAGCGACACCTCCTGAGGGTGAGAAGAAGAAATTAAAGCCGTGCTGCGCCTGCCCCGAGACGAAGAGAGTGCGAGACGCATG TATAATAGAAAAAGGTGAAGAGAACTGCGGTCCGCTGATAGAGGAACACAAAGCTTGCATGAGGAAGATGGGCTTCAACATTTAG